Proteins encoded in a region of the Bombiscardovia apis genome:
- a CDS encoding InlB B-repeat-containing protein has protein sequence MRRIRTASTIILALALIVLGGGAIQLAQTAHADPASPHFRVDPRRASATGGSDLTITPQTLAGITFTTLDSKHYHTVALDSDSKAYSWGDNSFGQLGDGSTTAHLKPAPITMPANTKFVEVSAGYDQHSLALDDKGNVYAWGRNDKGQLGLGDTTNRSLPTLVPPPAGVNKFTHVNAADAYSQAIGDDGRVYAWGNNDDFFNGWDFGEPTGNGQLGVGDTAMRLRPTPVVGIPSGVRITSLQAPYLASMALGDNGVVYVWGSNYHGQMANGGIRGYSATARAINPPAGYRFTSIVSGNWTDYATASNGKTYLWGATQWGQIGDGTLTTSSTTGQYVSPVAVNVSMPAGVTIKSMARGGWHTLAIGSDGKVYTWGQNWWGALGIAGFPSGNYMYAATTPSLVTVPAGITFTKVFASDVSSFAIGSDGNTYAWGRNDNGQLGDGKVVAYYDSAVRVGGAVNIDKVTIDGVTTSGTKNPTTYAWSGKVPAGTPGTTVDIKVDWSLVGLGTQPSETYQLHYLDLYTVQFKLGGAPGTAPPDQQIEEDSGKTLDWPTTPAWEHHWFTGWYTDTGEPWDFGDTVDHNMTLTAGWEEYKFTLSPIYGPSKGGDLVNIGAPDPPSTITYSQVAAGSSHSLAIGSDGNAYSWGGNERGVLGQGHGDNKPHSAPGRVHLPDSVRALKVSAGANHSLAIGSDHHVYAWGSNNAGQLGNGNTSAQDTPIDLTALGKLPTTITQVAAGTDYSLAVSSNGHVYAWGFNASGQLGISTNAGTYMPVLNPVDISAAGSLPSSIRKLAAGTNHALAVSGSGHVYAWGSNEFAQLGTTTGLGTSDAQFTPVDISAAGGLPANIVHVAAGDQHSLALASDGHLYTWGNNNLGQLGHNHTISTDPTPTDLTSASGLPASISAINAGGSFSAALANNGHVYTWGDNAKGQLGNDNTSITSSNSPNDLTASALLPECKRIGTGDSHAMAISRNHHTYTWGGNTLGKLGQGNDDADPHPKPAEASALQKLTVTGLTMRTTDTDTPVWNSNTNSWQTHTAPNPAGTTNTNIHWSLGGYSQPDYTLNYTYHYTLPAAGTIPLQRISASLALTLGLSASFAYAAYVAQRKKRANTKLSRA, from the coding sequence ATGCGCCGCATTCGTACTGCTAGCACCATCATTTTGGCGCTAGCGCTGATTGTCCTTGGGGGGGGGGCTATTCAACTAGCCCAAACTGCACACGCTGACCCCGCGTCACCCCACTTCCGCGTCGACCCAAGAAGAGCATCTGCAACAGGCGGCAGCGACCTTACTATCACGCCTCAGACATTGGCTGGAATAACATTCACAACTTTGGATTCCAAGCACTATCACACAGTCGCACTCGATAGTGATAGTAAAGCTTACTCTTGGGGAGACAATTCCTTTGGTCAGCTGGGCGATGGTAGCACCACCGCGCATCTCAAACCTGCACCAATCACCATGCCAGCAAACACGAAATTCGTTGAAGTGAGCGCCGGTTATGATCAGCATTCCCTAGCTTTAGATGACAAAGGTAATGTCTACGCATGGGGTCGCAATGACAAAGGCCAACTCGGCTTGGGAGATACCACCAACCGTTCCCTCCCCACTCTTGTGCCACCTCCAGCTGGAGTGAATAAATTCACCCATGTCAACGCGGCTGACGCTTATAGCCAAGCCATTGGAGATGACGGAAGAGTCTACGCTTGGGGCAACAACGATGACTTTTTCAACGGTTGGGATTTTGGAGAGCCTACTGGCAACGGTCAGCTCGGCGTGGGCGATACAGCTATGCGGCTACGCCCAACTCCTGTTGTTGGCATACCGAGCGGAGTGCGTATCACCAGCCTCCAAGCTCCATATCTTGCATCAATGGCTTTGGGAGATAACGGCGTTGTCTACGTGTGGGGCAGCAACTACCATGGGCAGATGGCAAACGGAGGCATTAGAGGATACAGCGCCACGGCTAGGGCTATCAACCCTCCAGCAGGATACCGTTTTACTAGCATAGTATCCGGCAATTGGACAGACTACGCAACAGCCAGCAACGGCAAAACCTACCTATGGGGCGCTACACAATGGGGCCAAATCGGAGACGGCACGCTGACCACCAGTTCAACCACCGGACAGTACGTGTCACCAGTAGCCGTGAACGTAAGCATGCCGGCAGGAGTAACCATTAAAAGCATGGCTCGTGGCGGCTGGCACACTCTCGCTATCGGCAGCGATGGCAAAGTCTACACATGGGGCCAAAACTGGTGGGGAGCTCTAGGCATAGCCGGATTCCCCTCAGGAAACTATATGTACGCTGCAACAACTCCGAGTTTGGTAACTGTACCAGCAGGAATCACCTTCACCAAAGTTTTTGCTAGCGACGTAAGTTCTTTTGCAATCGGAAGCGATGGCAACACTTACGCATGGGGCCGTAATGATAATGGTCAACTAGGCGATGGCAAAGTTGTAGCCTATTATGATTCTGCTGTTCGTGTGGGTGGTGCCGTCAATATTGATAAGGTCACCATCGATGGTGTTACTACCAGTGGAACAAAAAATCCTACAACCTATGCGTGGTCGGGTAAAGTTCCGGCTGGCACTCCGGGTACGACGGTTGATATTAAAGTGGATTGGAGTCTGGTCGGACTCGGTACTCAACCCAGTGAAACCTACCAGCTCCACTACCTCGACCTCTACACCGTACAGTTCAAGCTAGGTGGAGCGCCCGGCACTGCCCCACCCGACCAACAGATCGAGGAGGACAGCGGCAAAACACTGGATTGGCCTACCACCCCGGCCTGGGAGCATCATTGGTTCACCGGCTGGTACACCGACACGGGCGAGCCGTGGGATTTCGGCGATACCGTTGACCACAATATGACACTGACCGCAGGCTGGGAGGAATACAAATTCACCCTCTCTCCCATCTACGGCCCCTCCAAGGGCGGGGACTTGGTGAACATCGGCGCCCCGGACCCGCCGAGTACGATTACGTATTCCCAAGTCGCGGCCGGCAGTTCTCACAGCCTGGCCATCGGCTCCGACGGCAACGCTTACTCCTGGGGCGGCAACGAGCGAGGCGTTCTGGGCCAAGGCCACGGCGACAATAAGCCCCACTCCGCACCCGGCCGGGTCCACCTGCCCGACTCGGTCCGCGCGCTCAAGGTGAGCGCCGGCGCCAACCACTCGCTCGCCATCGGCAGCGACCATCATGTCTACGCCTGGGGCAGCAACAATGCCGGCCAACTGGGCAACGGCAATACTAGCGCCCAAGACACCCCCATCGATCTCACCGCGCTCGGCAAGCTCCCCACAACCATCACTCAAGTAGCCGCAGGCACCGACTATTCACTCGCAGTCAGCTCCAATGGGCATGTCTACGCTTGGGGATTCAACGCTTCCGGCCAACTGGGCATATCCACCAACGCCGGCACGTACATGCCAGTGCTCAACCCCGTAGATATCAGCGCCGCCGGCAGCCTACCCTCCTCTATTCGAAAGCTGGCGGCAGGCACCAACCACGCCCTAGCAGTAAGCGGCAGCGGTCACGTCTACGCTTGGGGTAGCAACGAATTCGCCCAACTAGGAACCACCACAGGTCTAGGAACCAGCGATGCTCAGTTCACACCCGTCGACATAAGCGCCGCCGGCGGACTACCCGCTAACATCGTCCATGTCGCGGCCGGAGACCAGCACTCGCTCGCCCTAGCAAGCGACGGCCACCTCTACACCTGGGGCAACAACAACCTCGGCCAGCTCGGCCACAACCACACCATCAGCACCGACCCCACACCCACCGACCTAACTTCGGCCAGCGGTCTACCTGCCAGCATCAGCGCCATCAACGCAGGAGGCTCCTTCTCTGCAGCACTGGCAAATAACGGCCACGTATACACTTGGGGAGACAATGCGAAAGGCCAGCTCGGCAATGACAACACCAGCATCACCAGCAGCAACTCCCCCAACGACCTCACCGCCAGCGCGCTGCTGCCAGAATGCAAACGCATCGGCACGGGCGATAGTCATGCAATGGCAATCAGCCGCAACCACCACACCTACACCTGGGGAGGCAATACCCTCGGCAAACTCGGGCAAGGCAACGATGACGCCGACCCCCACCCCAAGCCGGCGGAAGCAAGCGCATTACAAAAACTCACTGTAACCGGACTCACCATGCGCACGACCGACACCGACACACCCGTATGGAACTCCAACACCAACAGCTGGCAAACACACACCGCACCCAACCCAGCAGGTACGACTAATACCAACATTCACTGGAGCCTAGGTGGGTACAGCCAACCTGACTACACGCTGAACTACACCTACCACTACACCCTACCTGCTGCCGGAACGATACCCTTGCAACGCATCAGCGCCAGCCTCGCTCTTACGCTCGGACTTAGCGCAAGTTTCGCTTACGCGGCCTACGTGGCACAGCGGAAGAAAAGAGCGAATACAAAGCTGTCTCGGGCTTAA
- a CDS encoding InlB B-repeat-containing protein, whose protein sequence is MGGGATQLAQPAHADPGLRIGARPPGSDSSNGFSLTPTHGPVSGGNTARVTKPQNEIPFAQVSAGSTHGTGLNENGGVYWWGSYIYGQWGSRAPVLAELPRGIKITEVVSGYNHSMALASSGKIYAWGVNDKGQLGNGDTSGALQKTPALVNRGAIPDGVRIVHIAAGDGHSLAIGSDGKAYAWGNNQYGQLGNNDPTHANQYEPVAAAQGAIPASVSLTQISGGSNFTLALGSDQRAYSWGFGGSGRLGIGNGTNQDAPVAVLQGNMPAGVNFKQVSAGGSHALAVGTNDYAYAWGSNGSYQLGNGSMWSHPDSAVPTGVSAGKVLQVSAGAAHSMLLGNNHYVYCWGDNSNGQLGTGYSAFPYTTPSPIYNAGGVNPNMTQISAGGNFSLSVAKGVEAYSWGSIVAGQLGDPNVTSINGICSTPARPEPPKASITGVAFDGIAVPSHTVGADGAWTVTVPAHPAGRVEVTITWSNGFSEQPPIIFHYTYMTTHTIHFDTGGAPGTIPDQQVLTEDAIAWPQTPVWDGHWFTGWYTSTGQVWNFADGVESDMTLTAGWEPYQFTLTPAGGPSSGDTALSINPPAPPQALTYTALSTGLDYTLAIGSDGNAYAWGVNNEGQLGTGSATPSSIQPVRVHLPEQVKALQVSAGNTHALALGSDHHVYAWGSNTCGQLGNGSTTGASSPVDLTAAGTLPSTIIAIAAGDQYSLALTQDGHTYTWGNNTTGTLATTTNAGTATPNPTPTDITTKRNLPDTVVAISAGPNHALALTSDHHVLSWGTNQAGQLGTSNQLGSTTAQPIPVDLADFNLLTDTISQISAGQDHNLALANNHHTYSWGSNARGQLGDPTQSGGPTPVDLTARSLLPATINQVQAGNQYSIALTSSQQAYTWGANNNGTLGNNTLTDSNQPTNISANTSLPPLSAISTGSHHAAALTDTNHIYSWGANNHGQLGQGTSDTNPHPQPAIANAKQTLNVTGFTIDATDTNTPVWNSSQHAWTTHSTAHNPGPTTSTIHWTLGTYNQPDYPLPYIYTYNLPQAGSAQPQRAAATLALTLGISTSLAYTAHNIKQRVQGRKR, encoded by the coding sequence TTGGGGGGGGGGGCTACTCAACTAGCCCAACCAGCACACGCTGACCCCGGACTACGCATAGGAGCACGCCCACCCGGCTCTGATTCCAGCAATGGTTTCTCCCTCACCCCAACCCACGGCCCCGTTTCAGGCGGCAACACTGCCCGTGTCACCAAACCACAGAACGAAATCCCTTTCGCTCAAGTAAGTGCAGGGTCCACTCATGGAACTGGTCTGAATGAAAATGGTGGAGTGTATTGGTGGGGTTCATATATCTATGGCCAATGGGGATCTAGGGCTCCGGTATTAGCTGAGCTCCCCCGTGGTATAAAAATCACAGAGGTCGTGTCTGGATATAACCACTCTATGGCCTTAGCTAGTAGCGGCAAAATATACGCATGGGGTGTCAACGATAAGGGGCAGCTCGGTAACGGGGATACTAGCGGAGCTTTGCAGAAAACCCCAGCATTGGTCAATCGCGGAGCTATACCAGACGGAGTTCGCATCGTGCACATAGCTGCCGGAGATGGCCACTCTCTCGCTATTGGCAGCGATGGTAAAGCTTACGCATGGGGCAACAACCAATACGGACAACTCGGTAACAACGACCCTACACACGCCAACCAATACGAACCAGTAGCCGCAGCCCAAGGAGCCATACCAGCCAGCGTAAGCCTGACGCAAATCAGCGGTGGAAGCAACTTCACTCTTGCTCTTGGAAGCGACCAGCGCGCCTACTCATGGGGTTTCGGGGGCAGCGGACGACTCGGCATTGGGAATGGCACTAATCAAGATGCCCCGGTAGCCGTATTACAAGGCAACATGCCAGCTGGTGTCAATTTCAAACAAGTCAGCGCTGGAGGCTCCCACGCCCTCGCTGTGGGAACAAACGATTATGCCTATGCTTGGGGAAGCAACGGAAGTTATCAATTAGGCAATGGTTCCATGTGGTCTCATCCCGATTCAGCAGTACCAACGGGCGTTTCCGCAGGTAAAGTCTTGCAAGTCAGTGCTGGTGCGGCACACTCCATGCTCTTAGGAAACAATCATTATGTGTATTGCTGGGGCGATAACAGTAACGGACAACTCGGCACCGGCTATTCAGCGTTCCCTTACACCACCCCATCTCCCATTTACAACGCAGGTGGAGTAAACCCAAACATGACCCAAATAAGTGCAGGAGGAAACTTCTCCCTATCTGTAGCAAAAGGCGTTGAAGCATACTCTTGGGGCAGCATAGTAGCCGGACAGCTAGGCGACCCCAATGTTACTAGTATCAACGGAATCTGCTCTACCCCAGCTCGTCCGGAACCTCCGAAAGCGAGTATTACTGGCGTGGCGTTTGACGGGATAGCAGTGCCTTCTCATACGGTTGGTGCTGATGGTGCGTGGACGGTGACGGTGCCTGCTCACCCGGCTGGTCGTGTTGAGGTGACGATTACCTGGAGCAACGGCTTCTCCGAACAGCCGCCAATTATTTTCCATTACACGTATATGACCACGCATACCATTCACTTCGATACCGGTGGCGCTCCCGGCACGATACCAGACCAACAAGTCTTGACCGAAGACGCGATAGCATGGCCCCAGACCCCTGTCTGGGACGGGCACTGGTTCACGGGCTGGTACACCAGCACAGGCCAGGTATGGAATTTCGCGGATGGTGTCGAGTCTGATATGACACTCACCGCGGGTTGGGAACCATACCAATTTACTCTTACTCCTGCAGGTGGTCCTTCCTCTGGAGACACTGCGTTAAGCATTAACCCGCCTGCACCACCACAAGCACTGACCTACACCGCTCTTTCAACTGGATTGGATTACACACTAGCCATCGGCTCTGATGGCAATGCATATGCGTGGGGTGTTAATAATGAAGGCCAGCTCGGCACTGGTTCCGCTACTCCTTCCAGCATCCAGCCGGTACGCGTGCATTTACCCGAGCAAGTCAAAGCCTTACAAGTCAGCGCTGGTAACACCCACGCTCTCGCCTTAGGCAGTGACCACCACGTCTACGCTTGGGGCAGTAACACATGCGGACAGTTAGGTAACGGCAGCACTACTGGCGCGAGTAGTCCAGTCGATCTCACGGCTGCTGGCACCCTGCCCTCTACCATCATTGCTATAGCAGCTGGCGATCAATACAGCTTGGCTTTAACCCAAGACGGGCACACCTACACTTGGGGTAACAACACCACAGGCACGCTCGCTACCACTACCAACGCAGGCACAGCCACTCCTAATCCCACTCCTACTGACATCACCACCAAACGAAACCTACCCGATACCGTGGTCGCTATCAGCGCCGGTCCTAACCACGCTCTAGCCCTGACCTCTGACCACCACGTCTTGTCATGGGGCACGAATCAAGCAGGACAATTAGGTACCAGTAATCAACTGGGCAGCACTACCGCCCAACCCATCCCAGTAGACCTCGCTGACTTCAACCTCCTCACCGATACCATCAGTCAAATCAGCGCTGGCCAAGACCATAACCTAGCCCTAGCCAACAACCACCACACCTATTCGTGGGGTTCGAATGCTCGTGGTCAGTTAGGAGACCCCACACAGTCAGGAGGGCCTACACCGGTTGATCTCACCGCTCGCAGCCTACTCCCCGCAACTATCAATCAAGTACAAGCCGGCAACCAGTACTCCATAGCTCTGACCAGCAGCCAGCAAGCCTACACATGGGGAGCCAACAATAACGGCACACTTGGTAACAACACCCTTACCGACAGCAACCAACCTACTAACATCAGCGCCAACACTTCCCTACCCCCGCTCAGTGCTATCAGCACCGGCAGCCACCACGCAGCAGCACTCACAGACACCAACCACATCTACAGTTGGGGCGCCAACAATCACGGCCAACTCGGCCAAGGCACCAGCGACACCAACCCACACCCCCAGCCAGCCATCGCCAACGCGAAACAAACGCTGAATGTCACCGGCTTCACTATCGACGCCACAGACACCAACACCCCTGTCTGGAACAGCAGCCAACACGCCTGGACCACCCACAGCACGGCCCACAATCCCGGGCCCACCACCAGCACTATTCACTGGACACTAGGCACCTACAACCAACCCGACTACCCCCTGCCATACATTTACACCTATAACCTTCCCCAAGCCGGCAGCGCGCAGCCCCAACGAGCCGCCGCCACCCTCGCCCTCACACTAGGAATCAGCACCAGCCTCGCCTACACAGCACACAACATCAAACAACGAGTACAAGGACGAAAAAGGTAA
- a CDS encoding InlB B-repeat-containing protein, with protein MTKPPANSRFVQIEMGHYHGLALGVDGGIYSWGMNSDGALGNGDTADQWKPVRVKTPTGVRFTQISTDRKFSLALADNGQVYSWGYNEVGQLGNGDTSGATNPLPAPISRGEIPADVKIIQISAGENHSIALGSNHKMYAWGVNFYGQLGNDPPVLTQEFSPVEVHLGAIPATVEITQVSAGNGYSLAIGSDHRTYAWGVNGAGQLGNGTIAPNGNWTGPYQTTPQPIHQGDIPAGVYLTEVSAGDGFILAIGSDHLAYSWGWNIDGQLGNGDNNPSGRVNQALPGRVVGLGPVLQVSAGYGLGLAIGTDHKAYSWGDGRQGQLGRSSTPMGTTANPGQVWTISDVSYVSAGKDTAISLSTSEDNFDSWGTNFHGNLATAAPNPTQCSPVRAIPITVLITGVSFDNTPVLSHTTDAADNWQVVVPPHAPGKVDVKVYWSNGNANQLPIVLHYEYLSIFSVQFNNGGAPGSAPIAQSVTSGDPIAWPETPTWDKHWFIGWFTDAGQPWDFADGVSSNMTLTARWEAYDFSLIPSSGPSSGGASIDIKTPAPPQSITYADLAAGKQSTLAIGSDGNLYAWGSNEHGALGIDEADTFASGQPHRVHLPEGVKILQVSNGNQHALAIGSDHHVYAWGANNAGQLGNGNTADSKIPVDLTASNKLPNNVIEVLAGNQYSLALTQDGHTWAWGSNASGSLTIASNAGSNTPNPNPVDITAAGRLPETVVGLGSGYDHALAVTSNNHVLSWGTNAQGQLATSTNLGNSNAQPIPVDITDQGALPQGKIIQVSAGNQHSLALTNDGHVYAWGSNTRGQLGDPTQAGGPQPVDLTAKSLLPNTVVQIQASNQYSVALTSNQHTYTWGANGDGTLGNANLTDTNQPNDITTAGQFADVRTLSSGFDHVAATTTNAETYTWGANDSGQLGRGNLDSSKHSQPAAVTTQQVLTVIGLTMGSTRVPIDPIWNSSRNVWSTTSVPNPPGPVDSAVHWTLGSYEQPDYILPYTYHYTLPSAGSIPLQRMSAGLVFTLVASMSLAYASTKLRQSKKQLHRNKDS; from the coding sequence GTGACAAAGCCGCCTGCCAACAGCCGTTTTGTGCAAATTGAAATGGGGCACTATCACGGACTTGCACTTGGTGTTGATGGCGGTATATACAGCTGGGGTATGAACAGTGATGGCGCCTTAGGCAACGGCGATACAGCTGACCAATGGAAACCGGTACGAGTGAAGACACCGACTGGTGTGCGTTTTACTCAGATCAGTACGGATCGGAAGTTTTCCTTAGCTCTAGCAGACAACGGACAGGTTTATTCGTGGGGTTACAACGAAGTGGGCCAGTTAGGTAACGGCGACACCAGCGGTGCGACCAATCCCCTACCAGCACCTATCAGCCGAGGAGAAATCCCGGCCGATGTTAAAATCATACAGATTTCTGCAGGAGAGAATCACTCTATAGCTTTGGGCTCTAACCACAAAATGTATGCTTGGGGCGTTAATTTTTACGGACAATTGGGCAACGATCCGCCCGTCCTCACTCAAGAGTTTTCACCAGTAGAAGTTCACTTGGGCGCGATACCTGCCACTGTAGAGATAACGCAGGTCAGCGCTGGCAACGGTTATTCCCTCGCTATCGGCTCAGACCATAGGACCTACGCTTGGGGAGTCAATGGCGCCGGACAGCTGGGCAATGGCACGATAGCACCCAACGGCAACTGGACCGGCCCTTATCAGACAACACCACAGCCTATCCATCAAGGAGACATACCGGCCGGCGTCTATCTGACGGAAGTCAGTGCTGGCGATGGTTTCATCCTGGCCATAGGCTCAGATCACTTGGCTTACTCGTGGGGTTGGAATATAGATGGACAACTCGGCAACGGTGACAACAACCCTTCGGGCCGTGTGAATCAAGCTCTCCCCGGTCGAGTAGTAGGCTTGGGCCCTGTCCTTCAAGTGAGCGCCGGTTACGGACTAGGACTGGCCATCGGTACAGACCATAAAGCCTACTCGTGGGGTGATGGCAGGCAGGGTCAATTGGGTCGAAGCTCAACTCCGATGGGAACCACCGCCAACCCCGGCCAAGTCTGGACCATTTCAGATGTGTCGTATGTGAGTGCCGGTAAAGATACAGCGATTAGCTTGAGCACCAGCGAAGATAACTTCGACAGCTGGGGCACTAACTTTCACGGAAATTTGGCCACGGCAGCTCCTAATCCTACACAATGCTCGCCGGTGAGAGCAATCCCTATTACCGTGCTCATAACTGGTGTGAGTTTCGATAACACACCTGTCCTTTCACACACCACGGACGCTGCAGACAACTGGCAAGTGGTTGTTCCTCCACATGCCCCGGGTAAAGTAGATGTCAAAGTGTACTGGAGTAATGGCAATGCCAACCAGCTGCCTATCGTTCTTCACTATGAGTATCTCAGCATCTTTTCTGTGCAATTCAACAATGGCGGGGCTCCGGGATCTGCGCCTATTGCGCAATCGGTTACCTCTGGTGATCCGATAGCTTGGCCTGAAACTCCTACTTGGGATAAACACTGGTTTATTGGCTGGTTTACCGATGCAGGCCAGCCTTGGGATTTTGCAGACGGAGTGTCTAGCAATATGACCTTAACTGCCCGTTGGGAAGCCTATGATTTCTCTTTAATCCCTAGCAGTGGCCCCTCTTCGGGTGGAGCTTCTATTGACATCAAAACTCCTGCCCCGCCTCAAAGCATCACTTACGCTGACCTTGCTGCGGGAAAACAATCCACGCTTGCAATTGGCTCAGATGGAAATCTCTACGCTTGGGGCAGCAACGAACATGGCGCCCTCGGTATTGACGAAGCAGATACTTTCGCCTCCGGACAGCCTCACCGCGTCCACCTACCGGAAGGAGTCAAAATCCTTCAAGTTAGCAATGGCAATCAACACGCTTTGGCAATTGGCTCGGATCATCATGTGTATGCTTGGGGGGCGAATAACGCAGGCCAACTAGGCAATGGAAATACTGCAGACAGTAAGATTCCTGTTGACTTAACTGCAAGCAATAAACTCCCCAACAACGTGATAGAGGTACTCGCAGGTAACCAATATTCCTTAGCTTTGACCCAAGACGGGCACACATGGGCTTGGGGAAGCAATGCTTCAGGTAGCCTCACTATTGCAAGCAACGCGGGCTCTAACACGCCGAATCCGAATCCGGTAGACATCACGGCTGCCGGTCGCCTACCTGAAACTGTTGTGGGTCTAGGCTCCGGCTACGACCACGCTCTTGCTGTAACGAGCAATAACCACGTGCTTTCTTGGGGAACCAACGCGCAAGGGCAACTCGCTACAAGCACGAATCTAGGCAATAGCAACGCTCAGCCCATACCAGTAGACATAACCGACCAAGGCGCACTCCCCCAAGGAAAAATCATCCAAGTCAGCGCCGGAAACCAGCACAGCCTCGCCTTAACGAATGATGGGCACGTCTACGCTTGGGGGTCAAATACTCGCGGTCAGCTCGGCGACCCGACGCAAGCTGGAGGACCACAGCCAGTAGATTTGACTGCCAAAAGTCTCCTCCCCAACACAGTTGTCCAAATTCAAGCCAGCAACCAGTACTCCGTCGCGCTTACTAGTAACCAGCACACCTACACTTGGGGCGCAAACGGCGACGGCACACTAGGTAACGCTAACCTAACCGATACCAACCAACCCAATGACATTACCACTGCAGGGCAATTCGCTGATGTACGAACATTGAGCAGCGGCTTCGACCATGTTGCTGCTACGACAACTAATGCAGAAACGTACACTTGGGGCGCGAATGATTCAGGACAGCTGGGGCGAGGCAACTTGGACAGTAGTAAGCACTCTCAACCAGCAGCAGTCACTACTCAGCAAGTGTTAACTGTTATCGGCCTCACTATGGGTTCAACTAGAGTACCAATTGACCCCATTTGGAATAGCTCACGAAATGTTTGGTCAACTACTAGCGTTCCCAACCCGCCGGGTCCAGTCGATAGTGCCGTCCACTGGACCTTAGGAAGCTACGAACAGCCCGATTACATCTTGCCATATACATACCACTACACGCTGCCCAGTGCAGGTTCTATACCTCTTCAGCGTATGAGCGCAGGCTTAGTGTTCACGCTCGTTGCCAGCATGAGCCTTGCTTACGCATCCACCAAACTTCGTCAATCGAAGAAACAGCTTCACAGGAACAAGGACTCATAG